The Providencia rettgeri genome includes a window with the following:
- the fptA gene encoding Fe(III)-pyochelin receptor, which translates to MLSVYNIKSRGKFRLTPCALLCATVSCSAMVNAAPMQPKQDVIQVTASSEIDDDYVAPGVTTLGKIALKPREVAQSVSVIDREQIEKQNLQTLDDVMQRATGVTSAPYVKLTTAYYVRGFQIDSFEIDGVPALLGNMASSPQDMAVYERVEILRGSNGLLHGMGNPAATVNMVRKHAPKENMAKLSLSAGSWDRYRGEVDVGGLLNQSGSVRGRFVMAWEDKDYFYDISDQQTRLMYGTVDIDVTPDTLLRMGAQFQTIDSVTNMAGVPFGKDGSDLHLPRKTYLDVDWDRFKWDTSRSFAGIEHKINDDWQYKLNAEYQHVNARLLYAGAWGNIDPVTGDGAMLMGGAYKFRNEQTSLDTSLNGKVDAWGLTHDVVVGASYSHASEKQYSADLDPALNVPVNVYRWDPHSVPKPNVGAYSSAGPTKTTQKGLYGMGRIKVIEPVTVIAGVRDSWWDVKTPTANFTENGRLTPYGGVIWDFTPQWSWYSSYSTVYQPQTGKTWSGKMLKPVEGQTLETGVKGALFNGGLNLSGAIYQIDIKNNPQIDPAHPTGGFNNYFISGGKVRSQGFELEGIGYLTPFWDVSVGYTYTDTKYRDDSQHQGESYNTLTPRHMLRVWSNYDLPWNERKWSLGGGMQAQSAYSTSNGNVTLRQGGYAIFNARLGYQIDETWTAAVNVNNLFDRRYYSGLFSPQWNNRYGDPRNVMFTLKADF; encoded by the coding sequence ATGCTGTCCGTTTATAACATTAAGTCACGCGGAAAATTCCGCTTAACACCTTGTGCCCTTTTGTGTGCAACAGTGAGTTGCTCTGCGATGGTGAATGCAGCACCTATGCAACCGAAACAGGATGTTATACAAGTGACCGCATCTTCAGAGATTGATGATGACTATGTTGCACCGGGGGTGACAACACTCGGAAAAATTGCACTCAAACCACGGGAAGTGGCGCAATCTGTTAGCGTGATTGATAGAGAGCAAATTGAAAAACAAAACCTACAAACGCTTGATGATGTCATGCAACGTGCAACAGGGGTAACCAGTGCGCCCTATGTGAAGTTAACAACGGCTTATTATGTGCGTGGCTTCCAGATTGATTCATTTGAAATTGATGGTGTGCCAGCTCTATTAGGTAACATGGCCAGTTCTCCTCAAGATATGGCGGTATATGAGCGGGTTGAAATTCTTCGCGGGTCGAACGGCCTTTTACATGGTATGGGAAACCCCGCCGCAACCGTCAATATGGTAAGAAAACATGCGCCAAAAGAAAATATGGCCAAGTTGAGCTTAAGTGCGGGAAGTTGGGATCGTTATCGTGGAGAAGTGGACGTTGGGGGCCTACTGAATCAATCAGGTTCAGTGCGTGGGCGGTTTGTCATGGCATGGGAAGATAAAGACTATTTTTATGATATTTCTGACCAACAAACACGGTTGATGTACGGTACTGTTGACATCGATGTTACCCCAGATACTTTACTGCGTATGGGGGCACAATTCCAAACAATTGATTCTGTTACCAATATGGCAGGTGTTCCTTTCGGTAAAGATGGCAGTGATTTACATCTACCACGTAAAACCTATTTAGATGTGGATTGGGACCGCTTCAAGTGGGATACCTCCCGTTCATTTGCGGGTATTGAACATAAAATCAATGATGATTGGCAATATAAGCTTAACGCAGAGTATCAACATGTAAATGCCCGATTATTGTACGCAGGAGCATGGGGAAATATCGACCCTGTAACCGGTGATGGTGCAATGTTAATGGGGGGAGCGTATAAATTCCGTAACGAACAAACCAGCTTAGATACCAGTTTAAACGGTAAGGTAGACGCATGGGGGTTAACCCATGATGTAGTTGTCGGTGCAAGTTACTCACATGCCAGTGAAAAGCAATATAGCGCAGATTTAGACCCCGCCTTAAATGTGCCAGTGAACGTGTATCGTTGGGACCCTCACAGTGTACCAAAACCTAATGTTGGCGCTTATAGCTCCGCAGGGCCAACCAAAACGACGCAAAAGGGTCTATACGGGATGGGACGTATCAAAGTGATCGAACCTGTTACTGTTATTGCGGGGGTGCGTGATAGCTGGTGGGATGTCAAAACACCAACAGCAAACTTCACCGAAAATGGCCGCCTTACTCCCTACGGTGGTGTGATTTGGGATTTTACGCCGCAATGGTCATGGTATAGCAGCTATTCAACAGTCTATCAGCCACAAACAGGAAAAACGTGGAGCGGAAAAATGCTCAAGCCTGTTGAAGGGCAAACGCTTGAAACGGGTGTCAAAGGCGCGCTATTCAACGGCGGATTAAACCTATCAGGTGCTATTTACCAAATTGATATTAAAAATAACCCACAAATTGATCCTGCACACCCAACAGGGGGCTTTAATAACTATTTCATTAGTGGTGGTAAAGTTCGTAGCCAAGGTTTTGAGCTTGAAGGTATTGGTTATCTGACCCCATTTTGGGATGTATCGGTGGGTTATACCTATACGGATACGAAATACCGTGATGACAGCCAGCACCAAGGGGAGTCTTATAACACTTTAACCCCTCGTCATATGCTACGCGTGTGGTCTAACTATGACCTACCTTGGAATGAGCGCAAATGGAGCTTGGGCGGTGGTATGCAAGCGCAAAGCGCCTACAGCACTAGCAATGGTAATGTAACCTTGCGTCAAGGTGGGTATGCCATTTTTAATGCCCGCTTAGGTTACCAAATCGATGAGACATGGACGGCAGCGGTTAATGTTAATAACTTGTTCGACCGTCGTTATTACTCAGGACTCTTCTCTCCACAATGGAATAACCGCTATGGTGATCCACGTAATGTAATGTTTACATTGAAGGCTGATTTTTAA
- a CDS encoding Uncharacterized iron-regulated membrane protein, giving the protein MKHKQPLTRRLDQLHRSAGALFGVFLFVILFTGCWSLGSDALRLWWNNVPLSGELLPLEQLLALQPSATMIQLPEQHNPEITFCQGMGRCELSYSAINGELVVLNSPTMWLVTLHKNLFMDFPGRVFISLFGFAFAVLLITGLVIQRRRISTMVRLPRVTHLRVFLHDLHSWLGLWCYPWLVLFAFTGALSGLGALGTVSLGERAAPDNPQIIMKTLMGEFKPLKTPVPVAESSITAAISALQQTVPSFIPQTLFKQGDTWVIGGVRNGQLSTSNFEQYQFDSKKRQLVAVRDSAQQGIWTRAFIAIQPLHYGQYQWLPKISNTLSYLHFIAGVSGLILVSVGLAMWCWKRNYSLAARFIVGSCGGLLLSACALLALIPWFTALLPIHFFMGWG; this is encoded by the coding sequence ATGAAGCATAAACAGCCTCTCACTCGTCGTTTAGACCAATTACATCGCAGTGCGGGGGCGCTATTTGGCGTTTTTCTGTTTGTGATCCTATTCACAGGGTGTTGGAGCTTAGGTAGTGATGCATTGCGGTTATGGTGGAACAATGTGCCACTTTCAGGTGAGTTATTACCACTCGAACAGCTTCTTGCGTTGCAACCAAGTGCAACCATGATCCAGCTGCCTGAGCAGCATAATCCTGAGATCACTTTTTGCCAAGGTATGGGAAGATGTGAATTAAGCTATAGCGCGATTAACGGTGAATTGGTTGTCTTAAACAGCCCGACAATGTGGCTAGTAACATTACATAAAAACTTATTTATGGATTTTCCTGGGCGAGTTTTTATCAGTTTATTTGGTTTTGCATTCGCCGTTTTGTTAATCACAGGGCTAGTGATACAACGCCGCAGAATATCCACAATGGTGCGCTTGCCGCGTGTTACACACTTGAGAGTATTTCTCCATGATTTACATAGCTGGCTTGGCCTATGGTGTTATCCGTGGCTGGTTTTATTTGCGTTTACCGGAGCATTATCAGGCCTAGGGGCGCTAGGAACGGTTTCCCTTGGTGAAAGGGCTGCTCCGGATAATCCACAAATTATCATGAAAACCTTGATGGGCGAGTTTAAACCACTGAAAACACCGGTTCCCGTGGCTGAAAGCTCGATTACTGCGGCAATCAGCGCATTACAGCAAACAGTCCCTAGCTTTATCCCTCAAACCTTGTTCAAGCAAGGTGATACGTGGGTGATTGGCGGTGTGCGTAATGGACAGTTATCTACCTCTAACTTTGAACAATATCAATTTGATAGTAAAAAGCGCCAGTTAGTTGCAGTGCGGGATTCTGCACAGCAAGGTATTTGGACACGTGCTTTTATCGCCATCCAACCTTTGCACTATGGGCAATATCAATGGTTACCTAAAATAAGTAATACATTGAGTTATCTGCATTTTATCGCAGGGGTGAGTGGGCTGATATTGGTTTCTGTCGGCCTCGCCATGTGGTGTTGGAAAAGAAATTATAGCCTAGCGGCAAGGTTCATTGTGGGCAGTTGTGGTGGATTGCTGTTGTCCGCATGCGCACTATTAGCGCTAATACCATGGTTCACTGCTTTGCTACCAATACACTTTTTTATGGGCTGGGGATAG
- a CDS encoding muropeptide transporter, translated as MKDLLQNKQLVVTLGLLYLAQGIPMGIAMDALPTFLRHDGGELKALAFLPLVGLPWVVKFLWASFVDNHWGTV; from the coding sequence ATGAAAGATCTATTACAAAATAAACAGTTAGTGGTGACATTGGGGTTACTTTATCTTGCGCAAGGGATACCGATGGGGATAGCAATGGATGCATTGCCTACTTTTTTACGCCATGATGGAGGCGAATTGAAAGCATTAGCTTTTTTGCCATTAGTCGGTTTGCCATGGGTGGTGAAATTTTTATGGGCTTCGTTTGTTGATAACCATTGGGGAACCGTTTAG
- a CDS encoding siderophore transporter, RhtX/FptX family, with translation MQIIVTITMFALSTIGLSVENALPCIVLLFAASLASATQDIATDGMAAEQVSGTMLSKINAVQIAGVMAGFFIGGAGLMIMSESLGQHLALGVLACVPLLSLLFISVCPLKTPSITQEMNEKASLLKTVKRRGAPRLLLLTLLSAVTAVSGFGLAKLFLNDAGWSLAQIGKMGMAGGMVTLVLGCGGGAWLIGKIGVWRAFSFGLLFALLSSLLWLLQSANGVSISLVALCITFGSLSAGITSVAINDGRDAICIALSASGY, from the coding sequence ATGCAAATTATTGTCACGATAACGATGTTCGCACTAAGCACCATCGGGTTATCGGTTGAGAATGCTTTACCCTGCATTGTATTGTTGTTTGCCGCTTCCCTTGCCAGTGCTACCCAAGATATTGCAACAGATGGTATGGCTGCGGAGCAGGTCAGTGGCACAATGTTATCAAAGATCAATGCAGTACAGATAGCAGGGGTGATGGCGGGCTTTTTTATTGGTGGCGCAGGGTTGATGATCATGAGTGAAAGTTTAGGCCAACACCTTGCTTTGGGGGTTTTAGCCTGCGTGCCGTTACTCAGTTTATTGTTTATTAGTGTCTGTCCATTAAAAACGCCATCAATAACACAGGAAATGAACGAAAAAGCGAGCCTATTAAAGACGGTAAAACGTCGTGGTGCTCCGCGTTTATTGTTATTAACTTTGCTTTCTGCGGTGACGGCTGTTTCCGGCTTTGGTTTAGCCAAACTATTCCTAAATGATGCGGGTTGGTCATTAGCGCAAATTGGTAAAATGGGCATGGCAGGGGGGATGGTCACATTAGTCCTAGGCTGTGGTGGTGGAGCGTGGTTAATCGGTAAAATCGGTGTGTGGCGGGCTTTCTCATTTGGTCTGTTATTTGCTTTGTTATCTTCATTGTTATGGCTGTTGCAATCGGCTAATGGTGTTTCTATTTCTTTAGTTGCACTGTGTATTACGTTTGGTTCGTTATCTGCGGGGATCACATCAGTCGCGATAAATGACGGCCGGGATGCAATTTGCATCGCGCTATCAGCAAGCGGGTACTGA
- a CDS encoding siderophore transporter, RhtX/FptX family yields MTAGMQFASRYQQAGTDMTAVQSTRDIGELASFNDACRFNRSGRLFRWVYIRALIAFIALLVTFSHYRYMQRLETERV; encoded by the coding sequence ATGACGGCCGGGATGCAATTTGCATCGCGCTATCAGCAAGCGGGTACTGATATGACTGCAGTACAAAGTACCCGTGATATTGGTGAATTAGCCAGTTTCAATGATGCTTGTAGGTTTAACCGCAGCGGTAGGCTATTCCGGTGGGTTTATATTAGGGCGTTAATTGCCTTTATTGCGCTGTTAGTGACATTTTCGCACTACCGCTATATGCAGCGATTAGAAACAGAGCGAGTTTAA
- a CDS encoding LemA family, protein MTNMEKLIFFIIIAVISYIFIRYLINIYNNIVFLKSNCHKAFANIDVLLKKQIELVPVLTHIADKAMAHEKQLFSELIASRQRYLSSSAIETKVDIANQLPAKIKPLLAVAENYPTLISKAVLMELQTQVKHIEDQIADRREFFNQTVTLYNTDIHVFPNLIFARLFRFKDIPLLYSK, encoded by the coding sequence ATGACTAACATGGAAAAGCTTATTTTTTTCATCATCATTGCGGTTATTAGCTATATTTTTATACGCTATCTTATTAATATTTATAATAATATTGTATTTTTAAAAAGCAATTGCCATAAAGCGTTTGCTAATATTGATGTATTGCTAAAGAAGCAAATTGAATTAGTGCCGGTATTAACTCACATTGCAGATAAAGCGATGGCACATGAAAAACAGCTGTTTAGTGAATTGATTGCCAGCCGTCAGCGCTATTTATCCAGCAGCGCGATCGAAACCAAAGTCGATATTGCGAATCAACTGCCAGCGAAAATAAAGCCACTGCTCGCGGTTGCAGAAAACTACCCAACACTAATTAGTAAAGCAGTCCTAATGGAATTACAAACCCAAGTAAAACATATTGAAGACCAAATTGCAGACCGACGTGAATTTTTCAACCAAACCGTCACACTCTACAATACGGATATTCATGTTTTCCCCAATCTTATTTTTGCCAGATTATTTCGTTTTAAAGATATCCCCCTACTCTACTCTAAATAA
- a CDS encoding LemA family produces the protein MTITLIVVFVLLLLAIGWGISIYNRLINTRNQVSNQFANIDVILKQRADQIPQLVTITEKAIEHEQTLFTSLSDARQRYFNAQNMNEKIAASNEMNRALGNLVAIAENYPTLISGEQFTQLQIALSDVENKIAQRREGFNDATTEYNTAIQMFPDSLIANAFRFSALPLLDISEDEKKYQGVQFK, from the coding sequence ATGACCATCACACTTATCGTTGTATTTGTTTTACTCTTATTGGCCATAGGTTGGGGGATCTCTATCTATAACCGCCTGATCAATACCCGTAATCAAGTTAGCAATCAATTTGCCAATATTGATGTTATTTTAAAGCAAAGAGCAGATCAGATTCCTCAGCTAGTCACTATTACGGAAAAAGCGATTGAACATGAACAAACGTTATTTACCTCATTAAGTGATGCACGCCAACGCTATTTCAATGCCCAAAATATGAATGAAAAAATCGCAGCATCGAATGAAATGAACCGTGCACTGGGTAACCTTGTAGCCATTGCGGAAAATTACCCCACCCTCATTTCTGGTGAGCAATTTACCCAATTACAAATCGCTTTAAGTGATGTTGAAAATAAAATAGCCCAACGACGTGAAGGCTTTAACGACGCAACAACAGAGTATAATACTGCAATACAAATGTTCCCTGATAGCCTAATTGCCAATGCCTTTCGTTTTTCAGCACTGCCATTACTTGATATTTCTGAAGATGAAAAAAAATATCAAGGCGTCCAGTTTAAATAA
- a CDS encoding transcriptional repressor DicA: MRIYQTEISNTYIGLQLRKRRLQMGWTAHTLGKKSGLSQQQISRYERGTQNFTIHRLCIFANVLQCDLDYFLEQNIYESHSLVDINL; encoded by the coding sequence ATGAGAATATATCAAACTGAAATTTCAAACACCTATATAGGACTACAACTTCGTAAGCGCCGCTTGCAAATGGGCTGGACAGCACACACTTTAGGGAAAAAGTCGGGATTAAGCCAACAGCAAATTTCCCGTTATGAACGCGGTACGCAGAATTTTACGATTCATCGACTATGTATATTTGCTAATGTACTGCAGTGTGACCTAGATTATTTTCTTGAACAGAATATCTATGAGAGCCATTCCCTTGTCGATATAAATCTTTAA
- a CDS encoding Lipid A core - O-antigen ligase and related enzymes: MIIISRALFIGIFIVWHLASLIYIDSLGSLRQSLPQNIISWLSISLTISIIAFTVFYRKIKIIITLPAICYCLSLAILMMGSISYQGENNSIDFWYCSGITVGVLLYIAGLQVRKKWLIQSFCIYCYITISVVQAFITAYQYIFEADIFYLASGMRSNGLSQQVNILSVNMATACLLSLMTLVLSQFSLLSERYEKIRVVLLGICILFFTLTLVVLQSVIAWLSFTVCAFIFICLFYKKNPLRVSSSYFIIAVAIFIGIYLIRLCPQYIATDIMNQFHLKQMLRFSITLFLEKPYDAWEQSFLFENSYERTAIPFFSPKMYIVPHPHNEILLWLMTGGFINLIFLSLLLTGGIYVVFQSFIKYKINGNGYPLAIILSITPIIIHNHVEYPFLLSVLHWGIVILFLSFSDAAFALEEQSLFYINKQLSYLFSFIIFIIGLGVFIIGLFLFNGEKSFYAQGSYHNESITIRVSSSISLEKNNV; encoded by the coding sequence ATGATAATAATATCCCGCGCACTATTTATTGGTATCTTTATTGTTTGGCACCTTGCTAGTCTTATTTATATCGATAGCCTAGGAAGCCTAAGACAATCATTGCCACAAAACATTATTAGTTGGTTATCTATTTCCTTGACAATATCTATTATTGCATTTACTGTTTTCTATCGAAAAATTAAAATAATCATTACATTACCTGCTATTTGCTACTGTTTGTCTTTAGCCATTCTAATGATGGGATCAATATCTTATCAGGGAGAAAATAATAGCATTGATTTTTGGTATTGCTCTGGTATTACTGTTGGCGTATTACTCTATATTGCAGGGTTACAAGTGAGAAAAAAATGGTTAATACAATCATTTTGTATTTACTGTTATATCACTATTAGTGTAGTTCAAGCCTTTATCACTGCATATCAATATATATTTGAAGCAGATATTTTTTATCTTGCCTCTGGTATGCGGTCAAATGGATTATCACAACAAGTCAATATATTATCAGTTAACATGGCGACTGCATGCTTATTATCTCTAATGACTCTTGTATTATCACAATTTTCATTGTTGTCTGAACGTTATGAAAAAATTAGGGTTGTATTACTAGGAATTTGTATTTTGTTTTTCACATTAACTTTAGTCGTTCTGCAGTCTGTTATTGCTTGGCTAAGTTTTACCGTTTGTGCCTTTATTTTCATTTGCCTTTTTTACAAGAAAAACCCTCTGCGTGTTAGCTCTAGTTATTTTATTATTGCTGTAGCAATTTTTATTGGAATTTATCTAATAAGGCTATGCCCTCAGTATATTGCAACTGACATTATGAACCAATTCCATTTAAAACAAATGTTGCGTTTTTCTATTACTTTATTCTTAGAGAAACCTTATGATGCATGGGAGCAGTCTTTTTTATTTGAAAACAGTTATGAAAGAACAGCAATTCCTTTTTTTAGCCCTAAAATGTATATTGTCCCTCATCCACATAATGAAATATTACTCTGGCTGATGACTGGAGGGTTCATTAATTTGATTTTTTTATCTTTATTATTAACCGGAGGTATCTATGTCGTATTTCAATCTTTTATAAAATATAAAATTAACGGAAATGGTTACCCATTGGCAATCATTCTATCAATAACCCCTATTATTATACATAATCATGTTGAATACCCTTTTTTACTTTCTGTATTACACTGGGGGATCGTCATATTATTTCTATCATTCTCAGATGCCGCTTTCGCATTAGAAGAACAATCCCTATTTTATATTAACAAGCAACTCTCTTATTTATTCAGCTTTATTATATTTATTATTGGATTGGGTGTATTTATTATTGGGCTATTTCTATTTAATGGAGAGAAATCTTTTTATGCACAGGGTAGTTATCATAACGAAAGCATAACAATTCGAGTATCGAGTTCAATTAGCTTAGAAAAAAATAACGTATAA
- a CDS encoding putative minor fimbrial subunit StfE: MKFICFSFPLISLLVSLGTQADVLISLSAKLVRPPCVLTAENGEKELVINFREVALDRLTEEKQSFGILIKQCELRKNLQVYLSPREGSTLTINNETVLATSINGLGIRFSEENKSNALNLNKWERIAPSVSGDTGKVVIQSQLVTNQAIENLTAGPFSAALSVMVDYL, translated from the coding sequence ATGAAATTCATTTGTTTTTCATTCCCTTTAATTAGCTTATTAGTTTCCTTAGGTACTCAAGCAGATGTGCTAATTTCTCTTTCTGCTAAATTGGTTCGGCCGCCATGTGTACTTACAGCAGAAAATGGCGAAAAAGAATTAGTCATTAATTTTCGAGAGGTGGCGCTAGACAGACTAACTGAAGAAAAACAGTCCTTTGGTATTCTCATTAAACAATGTGAACTTCGAAAAAATTTACAAGTTTACCTATCTCCTAGAGAAGGAAGTACTTTAACAATAAACAATGAAACCGTGCTTGCGACCTCTATTAATGGATTGGGTATTCGTTTTTCAGAAGAAAATAAAAGTAATGCGCTCAACCTTAATAAATGGGAAAGGATTGCTCCATCCGTAAGTGGTGATACAGGGAAAGTTGTTATTCAATCACAATTAGTCACTAATCAAGCTATTGAAAATCTCACTGCAGGGCCATTTAGTGCCGCTTTATCAGTGATGGTTGATTATCTGTAA
- the mrpA_2 gene encoding Major MR/P fimbria protein precursor, protein MTRYSTLLFSLLFLTWNTSFANSLTVYFEGVLVPLGCRLSDDDTQKKIYLSGLRFSSIETLGRSDMQPFKLDIMDCSAMALNKTIKITLNTQNIETHNGINYLKTTGESNVLLALTDSRGKELELNTTIDVSTVTESGKGSVNTLLFGVYAQKPFSTRLKTGGFSSTVTFNLDYQ, encoded by the coding sequence ATGACTAGATACTCAACATTATTATTTAGCCTTTTATTCCTAACATGGAATACCAGCTTTGCCAATAGCCTAACCGTTTACTTTGAGGGTGTGCTAGTGCCTCTTGGTTGTCGGCTGAGTGATGATGATACACAAAAAAAAATATATCTTTCTGGGCTACGTTTTTCTTCAATCGAAACATTAGGACGTTCAGATATGCAGCCATTTAAGTTGGATATCATGGACTGTTCTGCAATGGCTTTGAATAAAACGATCAAAATAACGTTAAATACCCAAAATATTGAAACACATAATGGTATTAATTATTTAAAAACCACTGGTGAATCTAATGTGTTATTAGCTCTGACTGATAGTCGTGGTAAAGAACTGGAGCTTAATACAACAATTGATGTCAGCACAGTTACTGAATCAGGTAAAGGATCCGTTAATACACTTTTATTTGGTGTTTATGCTCAAAAACCCTTTAGTACTCGTTTAAAAACAGGGGGGTTTTCCTCAACTGTTACTTTTAATCTTGATTATCAATAA
- the papD_2 gene encoding Chaperone protein papD precursor: MKLNSPFLLLTSVFTLTMSVISVTNAAVTLDRTRIIFDGNQSSINITIRNDNPELPYLAQSWLENALEQKLETGPIIATPPIQRMEPKSTSLVRLSTAPDIAKLPQDRESLFYYNLREIPPKSSEAGVLQIALQSRVKLFYRPENIVAQSKTDWTKHITLTTTSSGYTLNNPTPFYLTVIGLGNSQKQSEESDFDAVMVPPKSNQMIKSSKFSTPYLTYINDYGGKPSLAFKCQASKCSVTE; this comes from the coding sequence ATGAAATTGAATTCCCCTTTTTTATTACTTACTAGCGTATTCACGCTGACTATGAGTGTAATTTCAGTTACGAATGCTGCGGTTACACTTGATCGCACTCGTATAATTTTCGATGGAAATCAATCGTCTATTAATATTACGATCCGTAATGATAACCCGGAGCTACCTTATTTAGCCCAGTCTTGGTTGGAAAATGCATTAGAACAAAAATTGGAAACCGGCCCTATTATTGCCACTCCGCCGATTCAGCGCATGGAGCCCAAATCAACTAGCCTAGTTCGCCTAAGCACCGCACCTGACATTGCAAAGTTACCGCAAGACAGGGAATCCCTGTTTTATTACAACCTGCGTGAAATCCCGCCTAAATCATCAGAAGCGGGTGTGTTGCAAATTGCATTACAAAGCCGTGTAAAACTATTTTATCGCCCTGAAAACATTGTTGCACAAAGCAAAACAGATTGGACGAAACATATAACATTAACAACAACATCATCGGGCTATACGTTAAATAATCCAACACCATTTTATTTAACTGTAATTGGTTTAGGGAACAGCCAAAAACAATCTGAAGAAAGTGATTTTGACGCGGTTATGGTACCGCCAAAATCTAATCAAATGATTAAATCCTCCAAATTTTCAACACCTTACCTGACATATATCAATGATTATGGTGGAAAGCCTTCACTTGCTTTCAAATGCCAAGCTTCAAAGTGCAGTGTGACGGAATAA